One genomic region from Actinocatenispora thailandica encodes:
- a CDS encoding GNAT family N-acetyltransferase, which yields MNAHPGWPAVLRDGDVTLRPYQRSDAAAWVEVRLANEQWLAPWEPDPPGRWQDVHTVRAFRFVHRDLRKSAADGSTMPYAVCYQDRFVGQLTIGNIVRRAFCSGYAGYWVDHRYAGRGITPIALALAVDHAFNQGGLHRVEVNIRPENKPSRRVVEKLGFREEAYHHRYLYIAGGWRDHLGYAITTEDVATDGGLLRRWHRGRDSA from the coding sequence ATGAACGCACACCCAGGCTGGCCCGCCGTGCTGCGCGACGGCGACGTGACGCTCCGGCCGTACCAGCGATCCGACGCGGCGGCCTGGGTCGAGGTCCGGTTGGCCAACGAGCAGTGGCTCGCGCCCTGGGAGCCCGACCCGCCGGGCCGCTGGCAGGACGTGCACACCGTCCGGGCGTTCCGGTTCGTGCACCGGGACCTGCGCAAGTCGGCGGCCGACGGCAGCACCATGCCGTACGCGGTGTGCTACCAGGACCGGTTCGTCGGCCAGCTGACCATCGGCAACATCGTGCGGCGGGCGTTCTGCTCCGGCTACGCCGGCTACTGGGTCGACCACCGGTACGCGGGGCGCGGCATCACGCCGATCGCGCTCGCGCTCGCCGTCGACCACGCGTTCAACCAGGGCGGGCTGCACCGGGTCGAGGTCAACATCCGCCCCGAGAACAAGCCGAGCCGCCGGGTGGTGGAGAAGCTCGGGTTCCGCGAGGAGGCGTACCACCACCGGTACCTCTACATCGCCGGCGGCTGGCGCGACCACCTCGGCTACGCCATCACCACCGAGGACGTCGCCACCGACGGCGGGCTGCTCCGCCGCTGGCACCGCGGCAGGGACTCCGCCTGA
- a CDS encoding nitrate- and nitrite sensing domain-containing protein, with product MSVRTWSIRSRLVALVAVPIVCLVLFWGFANYLTLGDGVRLYNQSRLLNELSVPVDNVVIAVQGERRAGMVYLASPDSTHQRQLAAARRTADRRIAAFRSGLSSDSVRSVATDRMLTLAQAELSDLSGLTDLRSKVDHRSLSPTELMTGTAGLLDGVDPLYEQITTFPDDETGAEGRAVAMLSRAREMRSRTDAVLAFALAKGHFSPETFRLYVQAVGVERDQYEVAAAALPAADLHQYDALMAKAPFTELAAMERTAVDKGGPTSAVPVNAVQWQQANASGLAAQYRFEQHLYDLLGEHAKAPSYVIFLRLGLAGLLGLIAIVISVLVARRLTRSLIRQLRALRDSARDLAWVRLPAVVQRLSDGQSVDVAAEVPRLPTGSDEIGQVADAFNEVGRTAVQAASGQAELRTGAATMFLNIARRSQTLLHRQLGQLDVMERKAAEPEALDDLFKVDHLATRMRRNAENLVILGGGVPGRVWSEPKPLLDVLRSAASEVEQYERVHVLPFPSTLLAGSVISDVVHLVAELIDNATAFSPPHTRVNVTGQPVPKGFAIEIEDRGLGMSAADIESINEWLTHPPSFDVLALNDDARLGMFVVARIAARHEIKVQLRPSPYGGTTAIVLLPGELVERVEEEPPDEPRDRPAPARPTPPVLVAAGTRHRADRTGRAAPSGLPRLATLGAHAEPDPSVPGPRPAPAGHRSAPVPAEPGTAPAGTDARPVPDGPARLDPDPERLDPEPERLDPDPERLDPEPASTGPEPGGMAEPAASSGDVPAPVDDPVQIDPAQVDDPAQIDPAQIDDPASVEDRAPAARSAAGGPSLTPVEEPAAFTAGGPSLTAVEEPARSTTGGPSPSAVSDPDRSSAVSDPDRSADAGSFGAVTGSPEPTVQEPAAAATGGTVPPVRSVPSDVDDENTHLGLPRRVRQANLAPGLRVESAVPAVVEDARPRAGRGPEEIRRMMSSYQQGTLRGRRTDAARSPAPTAPGTAQVADSGRQDTAQVADGGREDG from the coding sequence ATGAGCGTTCGCACCTGGTCGATTCGGTCCCGACTCGTGGCGCTGGTGGCGGTGCCCATCGTGTGCCTGGTTCTGTTCTGGGGCTTCGCCAACTACCTGACCCTCGGTGACGGGGTCCGGCTGTACAACCAGAGTCGGCTGCTGAACGAGCTGTCCGTGCCCGTCGACAACGTGGTGATCGCGGTCCAGGGCGAGCGCCGCGCCGGGATGGTCTACCTGGCCAGCCCGGACTCGACCCACCAGCGGCAGTTGGCCGCCGCCCGGCGCACCGCCGACCGCAGGATCGCCGCGTTCCGGTCGGGACTGTCGTCCGACTCGGTTCGTAGCGTCGCCACCGACCGGATGCTCACGCTCGCCCAGGCCGAGCTGTCCGACCTGTCCGGGCTGACCGACCTGCGCAGCAAGGTCGACCACCGGTCGCTCTCGCCGACCGAGTTGATGACCGGTACCGCCGGGCTGCTCGACGGCGTCGACCCGCTGTACGAGCAGATCACCACCTTCCCGGACGACGAGACGGGTGCCGAGGGGCGGGCGGTGGCGATGCTGTCGCGGGCCCGCGAGATGCGCTCCCGTACCGACGCGGTGCTGGCCTTCGCGCTCGCCAAGGGCCACTTCAGCCCCGAGACGTTCCGGCTGTACGTGCAGGCCGTCGGCGTCGAACGAGACCAGTACGAGGTGGCCGCGGCCGCGCTGCCCGCCGCCGACCTGCACCAGTACGACGCGCTGATGGCGAAGGCGCCGTTCACCGAGCTGGCCGCGATGGAGCGCACCGCGGTCGACAAGGGCGGGCCGACCAGCGCCGTCCCGGTCAACGCGGTGCAGTGGCAGCAGGCCAACGCGAGCGGCCTGGCCGCGCAGTACCGGTTCGAGCAGCACCTGTACGACCTGCTCGGCGAGCACGCGAAGGCCCCGTCGTACGTGATCTTCCTGCGACTCGGGTTGGCCGGGCTGCTCGGGTTGATCGCGATCGTCATCTCGGTCCTGGTGGCGCGGCGACTGACCCGGTCGTTGATCCGGCAGCTGCGCGCGCTGCGCGACTCGGCCCGCGACCTCGCCTGGGTACGGCTGCCGGCGGTGGTGCAGCGGCTGTCCGACGGGCAGAGCGTCGACGTGGCCGCCGAGGTGCCCAGGCTGCCCACCGGATCCGACGAGATCGGCCAGGTCGCGGACGCGTTCAACGAGGTCGGCCGCACCGCGGTGCAGGCGGCGTCCGGCCAGGCCGAGCTGCGTACCGGCGCCGCGACGATGTTCCTCAACATCGCCCGGCGCAGCCAGACCCTGCTGCACCGCCAGCTCGGCCAGCTGGACGTGATGGAACGCAAGGCCGCCGAACCGGAGGCGCTGGACGACCTGTTCAAGGTCGACCACCTCGCCACCCGGATGCGCCGCAACGCGGAGAACCTCGTCATCCTCGGCGGTGGCGTGCCGGGCCGGGTGTGGTCCGAGCCGAAGCCGCTGCTCGACGTGCTGCGCAGCGCCGCCTCCGAGGTCGAGCAGTACGAGCGGGTGCACGTCCTGCCGTTCCCCAGCACGCTGCTGGCCGGTTCGGTCATCTCCGACGTGGTGCACCTGGTCGCCGAGCTGATCGACAACGCCACCGCGTTCTCGCCGCCGCACACCCGGGTCAACGTGACCGGCCAGCCGGTCCCGAAGGGGTTCGCGATCGAGATCGAGGACCGCGGCCTGGGCATGTCCGCCGCGGACATCGAGTCGATCAACGAGTGGCTGACGCACCCGCCGTCGTTCGACGTGCTGGCGCTCAACGACGACGCCCGGCTCGGCATGTTCGTGGTGGCCCGGATCGCGGCCCGGCACGAGATCAAGGTGCAGCTGCGCCCCTCGCCGTACGGCGGCACGACCGCGATCGTGCTGCTGCCCGGTGAACTGGTGGAGCGCGTCGAGGAGGAGCCGCCGGACGAGCCGCGGGATCGCCCGGCGCCGGCGCGGCCGACGCCGCCGGTCCTGGTCGCCGCCGGCACCCGGCACCGCGCCGACCGGACCGGGCGCGCTGCGCCGTCCGGGTTGCCGCGGCTGGCCACGCTCGGCGCGCATGCCGAGCCCGACCCGTCGGTACCGGGGCCGCGGCCGGCTCCGGCCGGCCATCGGTCGGCGCCGGTTCCGGCCGAGCCGGGCACCGCCCCGGCCGGTACCGACGCGCGTCCCGTACCGGACGGCCCAGCGCGGCTCGACCCCGACCCGGAGCGGCTCGACCCCGAACCGGAGCGGCTCGACCCCGACCCGGAGCGGCTCGACCCCGAACCGGCGTCGACCGGCCCCGAGCCAGGGGGGATGGCCGAACCGGCGGCGTCGAGCGGCGACGTGCCGGCCCCGGTCGACGACCCGGTCCAGATCGACCCGGCCCAGGTCGACGACCCGGCCCAGATCGACCCGGCCCAGATCGACGACCCGGCCTCGGTCGAGGATCGGGCCCCGGCCGCCCGGTCCGCGGCCGGCGGTCCGAGCCTGACGCCGGTCGAGGAGCCGGCCGCCTTCACGGCTGGCGGTCCGAGCCTGACGGCGGTGGAGGAGCCGGCCCGGTCCACGACCGGCGGTCCGAGCCCGTCGGCGGTGAGCGACCCGGACCGGTCCTCGGCGGTGAGTGACCCGGACCGGTCCGCGGACGCCGGCTCGTTCGGGGCCGTGACCGGGAGCCCGGAGCCGACGGTCCAGGAGCCGGCCGCGGCGGCCACCGGCGGTACGGTGCCCCCAGTCCGGTCGGTACCGTCCGATGTGGACGATGAGAACACCCACCTGGGACTGCCCCGGCGAGTCCGGCAGGCGAACCTGGCGCCCG
- a CDS encoding rRNA adenine N-6-methyltransferase family protein, translated as MASLACGAGRHDRGMPMDSELAALADPSLDQHFLVSSSKLARLVSAAGITPADHVLELGAGAGTVARMLPPSASLTVVELDSRLTRLLRRRVPRATVVRGDALMLVRELPCDVLIGNLPHWVTDRLVDALPELSFRVAVLAVGERTDLGRLRGSFELVEVCSVTGDDFLPPQPEVSRIFRIEPIGSLRSDREARVPRR; from the coding sequence GTGGCCTCGCTGGCGTGCGGGGCGGGGAGGCATGATCGCGGGATGCCGATGGACAGCGAGCTTGCCGCCCTTGCCGACCCGAGCCTCGATCAGCACTTCCTGGTGTCGAGCAGCAAGCTCGCGCGGCTGGTTTCGGCGGCTGGCATCACCCCGGCCGACCATGTCCTGGAACTGGGTGCGGGAGCGGGCACGGTCGCGAGGATGCTGCCGCCCTCGGCGTCCCTGACGGTTGTCGAACTCGACAGCAGGTTGACGCGCCTGCTGCGCCGCCGGGTACCGCGAGCGACGGTCGTTCGGGGCGACGCGCTGATGCTCGTCCGGGAACTGCCGTGCGACGTCCTGATCGGCAATTTGCCGCACTGGGTGACGGATCGGCTGGTCGATGCGCTGCCGGAGCTGTCGTTCCGCGTCGCCGTCCTTGCGGTCGGGGAGCGCACCGATCTCGGGCGGCTCCGTGGATCCTTCGAACTCGTCGAGGTGTGCAGCGTCACCGGGGACGACTTCCTGCCGCCGCAGCCGGAAGTCTCGCGGATCTTCCGGATCGAACCGATCGGTTCTCTTCGTTCGGATCGGGAGGCGCGGGTGCCGCGCCGGTGA